In the Ptychodera flava strain L36383 chromosome 1, AS_Pfla_20210202, whole genome shotgun sequence genome, tcgtaTCTTTAGAGCTAAACGTAAATTCCACTTTGTACAAAGTTCTGGGGGCCCGTTGTCTTTCATGGGGGAAATTTTCGTATATTTTTACGGTTTTCTTCCGtccgttgataatataatggaaataacagactccgccctgaccattaacgctTATTAATTGGCGCAGGCGCAAGGAAAGTCAAAATAAACGGGCGAGGCCTGTTAatgtttggctttcctctcgccttgctgataaataaacgttaatggtcgcCTAGCGCATCCCCTATTATTTCGATAATATTTTCTTGTCGAGTTTTTTAACTTTATAAGTTGTTTAACATTAACTTTGGTTTTTCACATTTCAGGCCGCGGTCCTAAGCGGGTCTTTGTCCTCACTGCACCACGACTACAAGAACCTGGTCGACTTCTTGTTCATCTATCTGCTCGAAGGACATCCGCGCGACGGCTGGGCATTGGGCTCGTACTTCAGTTACTTCGACCATCACGAGAACTTGGATGACAGAATTGTAGCCGTCAGGTACTTACTACCTACTATCTTATCTTCCGATATTAACGTTCTGCTAATCTCTACTTATCACATTGAGACCATATTGATGAAAAGTGATCAAACTCAGAATGGATAACACCATAGATTTACCTGCTTTATATATTTTACTGTGTTAAGGTCGACAAGTGGTTTGCTCTCTGGTCTGCGCAAAAAAGATGTTAGACTGCAAAAGGTGCGATTCTAAAAACATGAAACACTGTAACTGGCCAATATGACCATTTCCCGCGATCAAGTCATGCTATGCACTAAACTACTCACATACCAATCAATATGCAGACACTATACCAAAGTGTCAGCAGACCTATACCGCTTAGATGTGATTCCCCGTGTTCGTAACTTAGTGATACCGCGTGTAtattcttctctctctctctctctctctctctctctctctctctctctctctctctctctctctctctctcaaatcataaacaaatatgaatatAAGTAATCGATAAAAGAAGAACAATTGCCCTTATCCACTAATTGTTGTTTACATTCTCAACCCAGGCGACTGATTGAAGCcgattctgaatttcaaacttttacgaCCGACATCGAAGATTTCAGCAAAGTCAGAGTCGTGGTGGACccaatggaaaacaaatttgCCGACGCCTATGCTGCTTTGCCGGACAGGGCTTTCGTCATTGAGGGCGATAAGATGGCTTACATCGGGGGAACTGTAAGGGAACAGTCGAGAAATCCTCTGGTGATGATTACTGAGAACGTACGAGATTGGCTTAAAGTGAGATTTTCCGACAGCAAGTAGAGTTGTTATCAGTATTCCCGCTGTGacttaatttgaatattaataagCAAAGTTAAGAAGACGACAgtagatgtaacttttgatgatttgtttCAAATGTCAACTTCAAATTCTTTTTCTATTCCCCTCAGCGGGTCAAGACATAGACAACGTTAAGCCTGTCAACTTAGCCTAACCTGTGCGTGTGTGGACTACTTTGCTATTGTTAATTTTAGTCCGGTCTAAAacttaaatgtaaataataacagtgcattttatacGTAGAGACGCTATGTGACAAACGAAATACTGGCTGCTTCAACATGATGCTCTGGTGAGTACAACAAGGGTTTGTATTCGCCCTTTAAATTGAAGTGCATAAATCTGCACAAATTAGATTTATGAACAAAACCAGATATTATTCACCATCGTTGTCAATGCACCTCCTAGATTTCAGTTCCACCATCCTTTATCAGTGCAGTCAGTCAGTATACGACTGTAAAGTGCGCCACAATTCGTTTTTATACAAGAGTGCTAGTTAGGAAAGCATTTGTATGCTTATTAATCATAGCAGACTTGTCGCAAAGATCAATCCAGTTATATCAGTTGCAAATGCCATCttaaagatatactgtcacctgttccaaatttgccacagttaccatggaaagagaaaatctaaccaatcacagatttaaagcgggtggccgctttttaaaacacagccccctcacataggcattttgaataccaaggaacgcctctctgaccatatatgggcatatttagattacaggtgactgtatacctttaaatcaaGTGTTGCACCAGagttgtatttttgaaaagaagttCTGTCAGCTCTAGAATTTCGTAAAGGCAGCTCCATACCACAATTTTGTTTAATTGAAGAGAACTGTTCTTAAAAAAAGAACGTGAAAGTCATTTTGCGATTTGAGGGTATGACAAGAACTCAGGTCGTAATGACGATACATGGCTAAAGTTACGCAATGTATCTGATAGAGTCAGGCCTATTCATTGTAATAAACCCTCATGTGACAGAGATATATTTGTCTGTttaatcttgaactgtattgtCAGTATATGAGAACCAAAGAAGAGACACGATCATGAATAAAGGATAGTAATGAATGTCATCGAAGCTATACCTATATACAATTTTTAATGTATAAGTTACTGACGCAGTCGTATTAATAATCGTGTGTGATTCGTCAAATTGGGTATGCTGCCTATCAAAATTGTCAGCTGGTCCCTATGTGGAcgagtttaattttatttgatatatttgaCAAATTATTCAGTAAAAAGAAACAGAGGAAGctaaaaaacactgaaaacaaaattgtgaaGGTTACAAAGTTAAAAATAGACACGTTGACATAGTAACTCGGACTAAAATTAGCAGAGAATgcaaaattaaagaaacaactTTAAATGCACTGTCTACGTTGTTTTGTTGCAACGAAGAGGGAgagaattgttttgaaaataattgaaaaaacgAAGAAATAAACGCCTAGCTTTTCTTTTTCCTAGTGAAATTTATAattattgtaacagttttgTAAAGTGACAAGAATCTGACAAAACGTTTAAAAAGGATCAGGAATTTGGGAATTGGTGTATTCCTGGAGGCTTCATGTAGACATGAAGTCCTTGAAGACATTTCCGTAGCTCAGTTTAGCGTCGTTCCGAGTTCGTATATCATACGTTTTTCGTTGACCTTACCCATTTCAGTGCCCAACCCATAGTGTTCAAAGTGTATTATTCACAAGTATCAAGTATTCGTATATTTGGATACatccatatacatatatttatttatttccttttaTGTCTacacttgtttattttttcgatgGCGTCTTTTTTCAGACAGTTATATATAGGTCACTGAGACATATTGTGATTAAGACCCAGACCACATTTTATGCGATAAACAATGAACAAACTATTATCAACAAAGTTTGATTGCCTCGGCGTGCTCGTGCTACACGCAGTGATACCATGGTGTGAAATATTAACGTACAGCTGACCATTGCTCACTCCGTTTGCAATCTTCGTCAAAAGGTACGATGTTTGAAAGGCAATCATTCTCGTTGAGCGTTCAGCGATTCACCTCGTTATGTCTGTTGAGTTCAGAAAGCTGAGCTTTGGATCAAATGAAGTGGAAGTCATTTTGTCACTATTCCATTTAACGTAATTGTAAAAACAAAATTCGGATCGTTTGTCACCATGACAAAGTGAATTAACCTATAGAAGATTGGGGAGAATTGAATACATTAAAATATCGAAAATAAACGTTGTCATGTTCTTCTCAACAAAGCCATCCCTTAATCTTAATGAGCTGTGAGTTCACCTCGAAGGACGCCACCAACGGCTGCAACGACTGTAATGACGATTGTATCCGAAGCGATAATGGCTGAAAGCGAGATTGTCGGTTCAGTGACGTCACATTCACGTTGCGGGGTTGGCAATCGTTCCACTATCTCGATTGAGTTGTGAAAGACATGTCTCTGTGATA is a window encoding:
- the LOC139145233 gene encoding type II iodothyronine deiodinase-like — its product is MDNIAAVLSGSLSSLHHDYKNLVDFLFIYLLEGHPRDGWALGSYFSYFDHHENLDDRIVAVRRLIEADSEFQTFTTDIEDFSKVRVVVDPMENKFADAYAALPDRAFVIEGDKMAYIGGTVREQSRNPLVMITENVRDWLKVRFSDSK